The proteins below come from a single Zea mays cultivar B73 chromosome 8, Zm-B73-REFERENCE-NAM-5.0, whole genome shotgun sequence genomic window:
- the LOC100382956 gene encoding uncharacterized protein LOC100382956, whose translation MSISDGSIIDCTIPCDTTPGGCDDARQRKRERERVRYATMSAEKKNELKKRCESRKKGNVMHHEYSEVCNIPANKDNNNHQNNEIEDVDDDSYQLHKNNSFEVHRRLGSEKLSTHLSGAS comes from the exons ATGTCTATAAGCGACGGAAGCATCATTGATTGTACTATACCGTGTGATACCACTCCAG GAGGATGTGATGATGCAAGACAACGTAAGAGGGAAAGAGAAAGAGTACGATATGCTACGATGAGTGCTGAAAAGAAAAATGAATTGAAGAAGCGTTGTGAGTCACGAAAAAAGGGAAATGTTATGCACCATGAGTATTCAGAAG TTTGCAACATCCCTGCAAACAAGGACAACAATAATCATCAAAACAATGAAATtgaggatgttgatgatgatTCTTATCAGTTGCATAAGAATAACTCATTTGAGGTGCATAGAAGACTTGGCAGTGAAAAACTTTCCACACATTTGTCAGGTGCTAGTTGA
- the LOC118473138 gene encoding monothiol glutaredoxin-S1, mitochondrial isoform X1, whose translation MHLVGKQGLMDALLLLLFRAQKKIQSWLPEKVSSVEVMYRPAFQQFMNYSSPHGGDPNANMNSTATRIAADLDTHQDFEPKSRSSDMPLHAAITQDIKENPVLIYMKGFPESPMCGFSALAVKVFQQYGVPTCGRDILGDLKLKESVKAHT comes from the exons ATGCATTTGGTGGGCAAG CAAGGGTTGATGGACGCTTTGTTACTGTTACTGTTCCGCGCGCAGAAAAAAATTCAATCGTGGCTTCCTGAAAAGGTATCTTCTGTGGAG GTTATGTACCGACCAGCATTCCAGCAATTTATGAACTATTCGTCACCACATGGTGGTGATCCTAATGCAAACATGAACTCAACTGCAACACGAATAGCAGCTGATCTTGATACACATCAAGATTTTGAGCCAAAGAGCAGAAGTTCAGACATGCCTTTGCATGCCGCTATTACTCAG GATATCAAGGAGAACCCAGTCTTGATCTACATGAAGGGTTTTCCTGAGTCTCCAATGTGTGGCTTCAGTGCACTGGCTGTTAAGGTCTTTCAGCAATATG GCGTCCCTACCTGTGGTAGAGACATTCTTGGGGATCTCAAGCTCAAAGAGAGTGTTAAAGCCCACACGTAA
- the LOC118473138 gene encoding monothiol glutaredoxin-S1, mitochondrial isoform X2 — protein MHLVGKQGLMDALLLLLFRAQKKIQSWLPEKVMYRPAFQQFMNYSSPHGGDPNANMNSTATRIAADLDTHQDFEPKSRSSDMPLHAAITQDIKENPVLIYMKGFPESPMCGFSALAVKVFQQYGVPTCGRDILGDLKLKESVKAHT, from the exons ATGCATTTGGTGGGCAAG CAAGGGTTGATGGACGCTTTGTTACTGTTACTGTTCCGCGCGCAGAAAAAAATTCAATCGTGGCTTCCTGAAAAG GTTATGTACCGACCAGCATTCCAGCAATTTATGAACTATTCGTCACCACATGGTGGTGATCCTAATGCAAACATGAACTCAACTGCAACACGAATAGCAGCTGATCTTGATACACATCAAGATTTTGAGCCAAAGAGCAGAAGTTCAGACATGCCTTTGCATGCCGCTATTACTCAG GATATCAAGGAGAACCCAGTCTTGATCTACATGAAGGGTTTTCCTGAGTCTCCAATGTGTGGCTTCAGTGCACTGGCTGTTAAGGTCTTTCAGCAATATG GCGTCCCTACCTGTGGTAGAGACATTCTTGGGGATCTCAAGCTCAAAGAGAGTGTTAAAGCCCACACGTAA